CTGCCCGGCCAGAACGGGTATTGGTGCGACGACACGAACAGGATGCTGGGGTCCTCGTAGAACATCGCCTGGGTGCCGTTGCCGTGGTGCACGTCGAAATCGACGATGGCCACGCGAGACAGGCCGCGCGAGCGGGCGTAGGCTGCGCCAGCGGCGATGTTGTTGTAAAGACAGAACCCCATCGCCCTGTCAGCCTCGGCGTGGTGGCCCGGCGGCCGAACCATGGCCAGGGCGCGCGAACCACGTGCGCCATCGAGCACATGGTCCACCGCGGTGAGCACCGCTCCGGCGGCCAGCCGGGCGATGTCGTCGGAATCCGGCGACGTAAACGTGTCTTCGTCGATCATCGTGGCCCGGCCCCGCGTCGCCACGATGGCGGCGATGTGTTCGCGAGTGTGCACCCGCGCGAGATCGTCGTCGGTGGCAGATCGCGGTTCGAGCACGGTTCCACCCTGCTCGCGAAACCGGGCGGCCACCGCTTCCAACGTCTCGGCGCGCTCGGGCCGTTCCGGGTGTTCCGCTGGAGTCACGTGATCGACAAAGCGAGGCGAGCTGACGAGGACCAACGGCATCCGTATAGGTTAGCCCAACCAAAGACAGCCGCAGATTAGACGCCGATTTGACACAGATTCTGATTGGACGGCGACCGCCGAACCGCGCCAAGACACGGCGGCCCGACGCAGGCCGGTTGGCGTTCTTTCCAACCGGCCTGACCGAGCAGACAGAGACCAGAAACAAGAGTGGCTGTGTTGTGTGAACACTCTTGTTTCTGGCCTCTGCCTGCTCGGTCCGCGGGAGCGAAGCTCCGCGTCGGGCCGCCTCAGTCATCTGCGTGAATCTGCGAAATCTGCGGCCCGTCAATCCGCGACCGGGCGGTCGCTAGGACAATTGCCGACGGCATTCCAATCGTGCTGCTGCAAGGGACGCCTCCAGCTCACGCCGGCACGCTTCCAGCGCAGCGGCGTCCGCGTCTCGCGGCACGTAGATCGGTTGGCGGATCGCCATCGCCACGGTCGTGAACGGCTTCGGAATCTGCGTCCGGTCCCAGCTGTTGAGCGTCCAGCTCGAGGCGGCCTCGGAATGGAACGGCAGTAAGGGCTGGCCCGTGGCCCTGGCCAGCCACACCGCGCCCGGCTGCGCGACCTCTGCGGGCCCGCGGGGTCCATCCAGAGTGAAGGCCACCCCGTGGGCCTTCACGTCCCTCACAAGCTGCCTGAGGGCCGCAGGACCGCCCCTGGAGGTGGAGCCACGAGCGGCGCCGTAGCCGAACTTGCCGAGCAGCCTGGCAATCCACTCGCCATCGAAGTTCTCGGAGGCCATGGCGACAATGCCGCGCCGCTGAAAGTAGGGAGTGGCCGCAAGGATGCGCCCATGCCAGAGCGCGAGGATGGGTTGGTGACCGGCCCTGGTGATGGCGTCAACGTGCTCGGCGCCGGTGACCTTCCACGTCCACGTCGAGCACAGCGCGCGCACGACTGGGTACCCCAGCGCGGCGATCGCAGCCACTTCAGCGCGCTTGCGCGGGGACTGCCGCCAGTCGGTAGTTTCAGCCATCAGCTAGCGGAAGCGTAGCACCCTAGGCACCTTAGGCACCTTAGGCACCCTACATCCCGTCGTAGGAAGGGCCTTCGCCGCCTTCAGGAGCCACCCACGTGATGGCCGCGTAGGGGTCCATGATGTCGCAGGTCTTGCAATGCACGCAGTTGGACGCGTTGATCTGCAGCTTCAGACCGCCCGCACCGTTGTCGACCATTTCGTAGACGCTGGCCGGGCAGAAGCGCACGCATGGGTGGCCGTATTCGGGTCCGCAGATGCTGTGGCACACGTCGGTCTGCACCAGGAGGTGCACCGGCTGATCCTCGTCGTGGTGCGTGCCCGAATAGTGCGCGCCGGTCACCTTGTCGAACGTGATGCGGCGATCGATGGGCGCGGTGTTGGACGGCACCAGGATGTCGCGCTTGGCCATCCCGTAGTAGTGCTCGATCGTCTGCATCGCCTGGTGGCCGGGATGGCCGGAGAGGTCGGGCAGGCCCTTGCCGTTGGTGAACATCGCGATGCCGGCGTAGGCGCCGCCCGCCATGGTGCCGGCGCCGAACGCCTGGTGCACGTTGCGCACCGGATAGAGCTCGGTCTTGATCGGGCTCGCATCCACCAGCTGCTTGTAGCGATGCAGCGACGCCGAGCTCGTGTCATCCGCGCGCACCGCGTCGAACGCCGCTTCGGCAGCGAGCATGCCGCTGCGCATGGCGAGGTGAATGCCCTTCAGCCGGATCGAATTCACGAAGTTGGCGGCATCGCCGACAATCAGGCCGCCATCGACATGCAGGCGCGGCTGCGTGTTCCAGCCGCCTTCCGGCAGCGCCTTGGCGCCGTAGCGCACGACCTGGCCGCCGTCGAGAATGCCGCTGATGAACGGGTGCCGCTTGAAATGCTGGAAGGCGGCGTGGGGATCGAACAGCGGGTCCTTGTAGTCGAGGCCCACCACGAAGCCGATCGAGAGGCGGCCTTCAGGCATCGCGTACAACCAGCTGCCGCCGAACTCCTCGTCGCGCAGCGGGTAGCCGAGCGTGTGGATGACGGTGCCCGGCGCGAGCCGATCCTTCGGGATGTCCCAGAGTTCCTTGATGCCGAGGGCAAACTGCGCCGGCTCGGATTCGAGACCCAGCTCCAAGGTCTGCATCAACTGCTTGGTCAGGTGGCCACGGACGCCGTCGGCGAAGATTGTGACCTTGGCATGGATGTCGGCGCCGAGCTCGAAGGCGCCCTTGGGCTGGCCGTCCTTGCCGATACCGCGGTCGCCCGTGCGCACGCCAATCACCCGGGTGCCGTCGTAGAGCACGTGCTGGCCGGCAAAGCCCATGAACAGGTCGATGCCTTCGGCCTCCACCTGCCCCGCCAGCCACTTCGTGAACTGGTTGAGCGAGATGATGTAGTTGCCGTGATTCTGGAACGGCGGCGGCGTGATCGGCAGCCGCAGTTTTTGCTCGGGCGTCAGGAAGTAGATGTTGTCCTGGTGCACTTCCGCCGCCAGCGGCGCGCCCTTGGCCTGGAAGTCCGGGATGAGGTCGCGCAGCGTGGACGGGTCGAGCAGGGCGCCCGAGAGCTGATGCACGCCGGCGTCGCGGGCCTTTTCGATCACCGCGATCGACAGCGGCTCCCCGCCCTTCTGCTTCTGCAGCTGCGCGAGGCGCAGGGCCGCCGACAAGCCGGCAGGCCCGCCTCCGACAATCAGGATGTCTACTTGGAGGGTCTCACGCTCAGCCATCAGCCTTCGGCCTCAGGACTTCTGCAGTTCCGCGATAATTGCCGGCGCCAGCTCGAACAGGTCGCCCTGGATGCCGTAATCGGCCACTTCGAAGATCGGCGCGTCGGCGTCCTTGTTGATCGCCACGATCACGCGCGAACCCTTCATGCCGACCAGGTGCTGGATGGCACCCGAGATGCCCAGGGCCACATACAGCTTCGGCGCCACCGTCTGGCCGGAGCTGCCGATCTGGCGCTCCATGGGCAGCCAGCCGTTGTCGCAGATCGGCCGCGATGCGGCCAGTTCGGCGCCGAACGCCTTGGCCAGCTGTTCCGCCACGGCGATGTTCTCCTGCGACTTGATGCCGCGGCCCACCGAGACAATGCGCTCGGCCTGCGACAGGTCCACGGCCTGCTTGGCCTCCTGGAACGGCGCTTCAGGCTTCTGCCGGATCTTCGACTCGTCGATCGTGATGCCGGCCGCCGCGATCGGCGCGGCCGCGCTCCCGCGCGCCGCGGCGTCGGCGCGATAGGCGCCAATCTGGATGCTGGCGAAATGCGGCGCCGGCCCCTGCGGCACGACCTCGGCCACCAGCTTGCCCTGGAACATCGGCCGCGCGAACGCGGTGGCGCCGCCGGCCTGCCGGATCGCGATCACGTCGGTGACGAGGGCGCGATCCATGCGGCCGGCGAGCATCGGCGCGAAGTCGCGGGTCTGATAGCTGTGCGGGAAGAACACGTACGCCGGCGATACCTGCGTGATGACTTGCTGCAAGGCCTGCACGAACGCGTCGGGCGTGTAGATCGCCAGCGCGGCGTGCTCGACCGTGATCACTTCGGCCACCGCCGCCTGCGCCAGCTCCGCGGCCACGGCGGCGACGCCCTGCCCGGCAACGGCGACCTTCACCGGCATCGATCCGCCGGCGAGCTGCTGGGCCGCCGCTATGGCTTCCCAGCTCGCGCGATTGAGCTTGCCGTTCGTCTGTTCCGCGATCACGAGAATCATAGGACCCTCGCTTCTTCGCGAAGGCGCTTGACGAGTTCCTTCGCGGCCTCGGCGGGCGACCCGCCGATCATGACCGTCTGCTTCGACTTCTGCGGCGCGCTGAGCGCCACCACCTTGAGGCGCGGCGTCAGCCCGGCCGGCGCCGCCACCTTGATGATTTCCTTCTTCTTCGCCGCCATGATCCCCTTCAACGTGGCGTAGCGCAGCTGGTTGATGCCGCTCTGGATGGTCAGCAGCGCCGGCAGCGGCATCGTCGCGTACTGGAACCAGCCGCCTTCGAGCTCGCGCTTCACCTTCAGCGTCGCCTCGGTGACCTGCACTTCCATGATGATCGTCGAGTGCGGGATGCCGAGCTTCTCGGCCAGCACCGGGCCGAACTGGGCGTGGCCCTGGTCGTCGGACTGCAGGCCGGTCAGGATGAGATCAAATGCCTGCCCGGCCATGGCCGGCGCGAGAGCCGCGGCCGCGGTGAAGGCATCGGCGGCGCCGAGCGAGTCGTCTTCGACGTGCAGCGCGCGGTCGGCGCCGCGGGCCAGGGCCTCGCGGATCACCTGCTGCACGCGGGCCGGACCGGCCGAGCACACCACGACTTCCCCGCCATGCTTCTCGCGGAGGCGCAGGCTCTCCTCGAGCGCGTAGGCGTCGGGCTCGTTCATCTCGTAGCTGACATCCTGCTCGCGCACCCACGTCTTGTCGTCGTTCAGACGCGGCTGCCACTCGCGGGTAGGCACTTGCTTGATGCAGACGGCAATTTTCATGGAACCTTCATGGCTTGGGGCCTGGGGCTTGGGGCTTGGCTGGCGGCGCGCCCCAAGTCTCGAGCCTCAGGTCTCAAGCCTCGTATCTCTTGAACAGCAACGCTCCGTTGGTCCCGCCGAAGCCGAACGAATTCGACAGCGCGTAGTCGATCTTCATCTCGCGCGCCGTGTGCGGCACGTAGTCGAGGTCGCAGCCCTCGTCCGAATTCTCGAGGTTGATGGTCGGCGCCACCTTCTGGTGCCGCACCGACAGCGCGACGATGCCGGCTTCGAGGCCGCCGGCGGCGCCCAGCAGGTGCCCGGTCATCGACTTGGTCGATGAAATCGCCAGCTTGTAGGCGTGGTCGCCGAACGCGCGCTTGATCGCGGTGGTCTCGATGCGATCGTTGTGCGGCGTCGAGGTGCCATGGGCGTTGACGTAGTTCACCTGATCGGGACGGATGCCGGCGGAGGCAATGGCCGTCTTCATCACGCGATAGGCGCCGTCGCCGTCTTCCGACGGCGCGGTCATGTGATAGGCATCGCCCGACATGCCGTAGCCGACCATCTCGGCGTAAATCGTGGCGCCGCGGCGCTTGGCGAACTCGAGTTCCTCGAGCACGACCACGCCGGCGCCCTCGCCCAGCACGAAGCCGTCGCGGTCCTTTTCGAACGGACGGCTGGCGCGCGACGGGTCGTCGTTGCGGGTTGACAGCGCGCGCAAGGCGCCGAAGCCGCCGACGCCCATGGGACAGACGGCCGCTTCCGCGCCGCCGGCGATCATGGCATCCGCGGCGCCGCGCTTGATGATTTCGTAGGAATCGCCGATGGCGTGCGCCGACGCCGTGCACGCGGTGCAGGTGGCCAGGTTCGGGCCCTTGGCGCCGTAGCGGATCGACACCTGGCCGGCGGCCAGGTTGATGATGGACGACGGGATGAAGAAGGGGGAAATCTTGCGCGGGCCGCCTTCGAGATAGGAGATGTGCTCCCTCTCGATGGTGGTGAACCCGCCGATGCCCGACCCGATGAACACGCCCACCCGATCGGCGAACTCGGGCGTGATCGTCAGGCGTGCATCGTCCATGGCGTATTGCGACGCCGCGACCGCGAACTGAATGAAGATGTCCATCTTCTTCAGCTCTTTCTTCTCGATGAACTGCAGCGGATCGAAGTTCTTCACTTCGCCCGCGAAGCGCGTCGAGAATGCTGTTGCATCAAAGCGCGTGATCGGGCCGATGCCGCTCGTACCCGCGCACAGCGCGTCCCAGTTTGCCTGAGTGCCCATGCCGACCGGCGACACCAGACCCACGCCGGTCACTACGACTCGCCTGCTCACTTGACCTCCGGAAGAAGCAACGGCACCCCCAAAGGGGGTGCCCGACACGGCCCGCGCTACTTCTTCTTGGCGTGCGACTCGATGTAGTCGACCGCTTCCTTGACGCGCGTGATCTTCTCCGCTTCCTCGTCAGGGATCTCGATGCCGAACTCTTCCTCGAACGCCATCACCAGCTCGACGGTGTCGAGCGAGTCGGCGCCCAGGTCGTCCACGAACGAAGCATCCGGGGTGACTTCTTCCTCGTCCACGCCCAGCTGCTCCACGATAATGCTCTTTACTTTGTCGGCAACGGCCACGATTCCTCCTACATGTACATCCCGCCGTTAACGGCGAGAACTTGACCAGTAATATACGCCGCATCGTCGGAAGCCAGAAACGCGACCGCCGCCGCAATGTCGTCCGGCGTGCCCAGGCGGGCCAGCGGGATCTGCGCCGCCCACTCGGTCTTGGCATCCGCGGTGATCGCGCGCGTCATGTCGGTCTCGACCAACCCTGGCGCCACCACATTCACCGTCACCTGGCGCGACGCGACTTCACGCGCCAGGGCCTTGCAAAACCCGATTAATCCCGCCTTCGACGCCGCGTAATTCGCCTGGCCGGCATTGCCCATCTGCCCGACCACCGAGCTGATGGCGATGATGCGGCCCGCGCGCTGCTTGATCATCGGCCTGAGCGCGGCCTGGCACAGCGTAAACGCCGCCGTCAGGTTGGTCGCGATCACCTCGTCCCAGTCGGCGCGCTTCATGCGCAGCATCAACTGGTCGCGGGTGATGCCAGCGTTGCTGACCAGGATGTCGAGCCGCCCGTGGCGCTCGACCGTTCCCTTGATCAGCGACTCGACCGCTGCCGCGTCGGTGACGTCGGCGCCGTGGGCGACGGCCTTGCCGCCGCTGGCGGTGATCGCGGCGGCGGTCTCGTCGGCGTTCGACCCGCGCGCGACGCACACCACCGTGGCGCCACCCGCCGCCAGGCGCTGCGCAATCGCCCGGCCAATGCCGCGGGACGCACCCGTCACAATCGCAATCTTGCCGTCGAACTGTGTCAGAGCAGTCCCTCGATCGCGGCGAGGTCAGCGGGACCCTCGACGTTCAGAATGGTGGCGCCCGGAGCGATCTTCCTGGCCAGACCGCTCAACACTTTCCCCGGACCTACTTCAACATATCGGGTGACGCCCTCCGACGCAAGGCGCTGCATGACGTTTTCCCACCGTACCGGCGACGACACCTGCCGGATCAACGCCTCGATCGACGCCGCGGCGGTCCGCTTGGGTTCCGCGTCAACATTGGCCACCACCGGCACGCGCGGGTCGTGCGACGCGGCGGCGCGCAGTTCCGGCGCCAACCGCTCTTCCGCCGGCTTCATCAGCGCGCAATGGAAGGGCGCGCTCACCGGCAACGGAATCGCCCGCTTGGCGCCCAGCGCCTTGGCCCGCTCGCTGGCGCGCGCCACGGCCGCCGCCGATCCGGCAATGACGATCTGGCCGGGGCTATTCAGGTTGGCCGGGCTGACGACGTCGCCCTGCGCCGCTTCCGCGCACGCTTGCGCGACGCCCGCTTCGTCGAGCCCGAGAATGGCGGCCATCGCCCCCTGCCCCACCGGCACCGCCTCCTGCATGTAACGGCCGCGGTGGCGGACCAGGCGCACGGCGTCGGCGAAGGCCAGCGTTCCGGCCGCGACGTGTGCGGAGTACTCGCCCAGGCTGTGCCCGGCGACGAAGGCCGGCGACAGCCCGCGCTCGTGCAGCAACCGCCACACCGCCACGCTCATCGTCAGGATGGCCGGCTGGGTGTTCTCGGTCAGCGTGAGCCGATCGGCCGGGCCGTTGAAGATCAGGTCGCTGAGGGATTCGCCGAGCGCCGCATCGGCTTCGGCAAAGGTGCGCGCGCAAATGGGAAACTGATCCGCCAGCGCCTGGCCCATGCCAACGGCCTGGGAACCCTGTCCGGGGAAGAGACAAGCAATCACGACTGTGTCACCGCAAAGGTCGCCATCTCGAGTCGAAGCCGCTCCACCATTTGATGGCCCGCCATGCGCGACGCCATCGCCACCGCATTGCGAACCGCCTTCACCGACGAACGCCCGTGACCGACGATGCACAGGCCGGCCACGCCCAGCAGGGGCGCGCCGCCAAACTCCGAGTAGTCCACGCGCTTGCGGAAGCGCCGAAACGCGCGACGCGAGAGCAAGTACCCCATCTGGCTCGAGAAGGTGCTTTGCAGCTCCTCGCTCAGGAGGTCCTCGACCATCTCGACCAGCCCTTCGCTCAACTTCAGCGCGACGTTGCCGGTGAACCCGTCACACACCACCACGTCGGCGTCGCCCGAAAAGATGCCGCGGGCTTCGACGTTGCCGATGAAGGCCAGCGACGAGGCCTTGATCAGCTGATGCGCCTCGCGCGTCAGCTCGTTGCCCTTCGTCTCTTCCTCGCCGATCGACAGCAACCCGATCCGCGGCCGCTCCACCCCCAGCCCCACCTTCGAGTAGACCGCCCCCATGCGGGCGAACTGCAGCAAGTGCGAGGGCCGGCACGCGACCGTGGCCCCAACGTCGAGCAACACCGCCGAACCGCGCCGCGTCGGCACGGTCGGGGCGAGCGCGGGCCGATCGACACCCGGCAACATGCCGAATGCCGCGTGGGCCGCGACGACGCACGCCCCGGTGTGGCCGGCGCTGAACAGCGCCGCGGCCTCGCCGGACGCGACGAGATCGGCAGCCACGCGGATCGAGGCCTTGGGCTTGCGGCGCAAGGCCTGGGCCGGCGATTCGGCCATGTCGACCACGTCTGGCGCGTCGATCACGCGCACATCCAGGGTGGCGACGTCGGGATGGCGTTGGAGCTCGGCGCGGATCTCGCCGGCACGGCCGACCAGGTCGATGCCCAGGCCCAGGTAGCGCGCGGCGGCCAGGGCGCCGTCCACCGGCCGCCCGGGCGCGTGATCGCCGCCCATCGCGTCAACCGCGATGCGCATTGTCCCTGAAGCTGCTTATGCGCGAGACCAATCTGCGCATCTGCGCAATCCGCCGCTAGTCTTCGTTGACTGGACGCACCTGGCGCGCGCGGTAGAAACCGCAATACGCGCACACGCGGTGCGCGGCCTTGGGCTCGCTGCACTGCGGGCACAGGCCGGGCGTGGTGGCCTTGAGCGCGTCATGAGTGCGGCGCTTGCGGCCGCGGGTCTTGGAGTGTCTGCGTTTTGGATTAGGCATCGTCGGGCTTTCGCTTCGTAATCAACGTCTTCAAACCAGCCATCCGCGGATCCGCCATCTGCGGATTGCAATCGCAGGGGGCCAGATTCCGGTTGGTACCACATTGCGGGCAAATCCCCAGGCACGCCGACTTGCAAAGCGGCTTCATCGGCAAGGCCAGGTAGAACTGCTCCCGCAACAACTCGTTCAGGTCGATCTCGTCGTCCCGATAGAACGTTATCGAAACGTCGTCTTCCTCGACTTCGGCCTCTTCGTCTTCGTCCTTGTCGGCATCAACCACCGCGGACGGCAGGAACCGCAAGTCGAATTCGCGATCGACCGGCAACACAAACGGCTCGAGGCAGCGGCTGCACACCTGCTCGAGAGCGGTCTTCACCGTGCCGACCAGCCGGAACCGATCGTGATCCATGTGGACCACCATCTGAAGGCTGACCGGGGCAATCACCTTATAGTCCTCATCCCCACCCGGAAGGTCGGCCGGGGCAAAGACCCTGGAGAACTCGGTCTCGGGCAGACGAATATGGGCAAGTTCGAGGCGCATCGCAAGATCTGTCGGTCCGGCTAAAGCCGGACGCTACATGTACTTCCGGCTATCTCGCAGCCAGACAAGACTTTTCAGTATACCACGCGGGGGCCAACCCAAGGCTTGGGGATGAACAGGTTCTGGAACAGGTCCACGGCAAAGCGGTCGGTCATGCCGGCCACGAAGTCCTGGGCGGCCACGTCCACCCCCTCGGCGGCAATGGTCCGGACGTCCAGGAATTCCTCGGGCCGCTGCTGGACCTTTTCCCACAACCCTCCCAGGATGCCCGCCGCCTTTGCGAACTCGGCCGTGGCAACCTGGTTCTCGTAGACGGCTTCGAACAGGTAGCTGCGCAGGTCCACCAGGGCGGTCAGGACCGGCTCGCTCATCCGGATCTCGGTCAGGCCGCCGTCCAGAGTCTGGTGCACCACGTCGCTGACCAGCCGGCCAATGCGTTCCGACGGGGAGTGCCCCAGCAGGTCCACCGCATGCCCGGGGAGGCTCGACTCCGACAGGATCCCCGCCCGCACGGCGTCGTCGATGTCGTGGTTCACGTAGGCGACGATGTCGGCGACGCGGGCCACCTGCCCCTCAATGGTGCTGGCGCGATGTTCCGGCGCCGCGCCGACCGGCATGCCGTGCTTGCCCTTGGAATGGCGGGCAATGCCGTCGCGCACTTCCCAGGTGAGATTCAGTCCCCGGCGATCGTTTTCGAGCACATCGACAATGCGCAGGCTCTGCTCGTAGTGATTGAAGCCGCCCGGCACCAGCGTGCTCAGCACGCGCTCGCCGGCATGGCCGAACGGCGTATGCCCGAGGTCGTGTCCCAGCGCAATGGCCTCAGTCAGTTCCTCGTTCAGGTGAAGGACCTTGGCGATGGTCCGTGCGATCTGTGACACCTCGAGTGTGTGCGTGAGGCGCGTGCGGTAGTGATCGCCCTTGGGCGAAAAGAAGACCTGCGTCTTGTGCTTGAGGCGGCGGAACGCCTTGGTGTGGATGATGCGGTCGCGATCGCGCTGGAACGCGGGCCGGATGGGATCCTCGGCCTCGGGGCGAACGCGCCCCTTGCTGGCGCCGCTCTTCGAGGCCTCTGGGGCCAGGATCTCGCGCTCGCGCGCCTCGAGTTGTTCGCGAATCACCGCCCGCCCTGCGCTGGTCATCTCACTATTGTAGCGTCCGCCTTTGCCGGGCCATCAAATGTGGCGTCCGGCTTGAGCCGGACCATGCTCGCGCAGGATCTGTCGAAGGAAGCTCGCACCGTGGGCCATCGGGCCGACGCCAAACACCTCGGCCAGCGTCTGCGCGAGGTCGGCGAACGTGGT
This genomic interval from Vicinamibacterales bacterium contains the following:
- a CDS encoding electron transfer flavoprotein-ubiquinone oxidoreductase; this encodes MAERETLQVDILIVGGGPAGLSAALRLAQLQKQKGGEPLSIAVIEKARDAGVHQLSGALLDPSTLRDLIPDFQAKGAPLAAEVHQDNIYFLTPEQKLRLPITPPPFQNHGNYIISLNQFTKWLAGQVEAEGIDLFMGFAGQHVLYDGTRVIGVRTGDRGIGKDGQPKGAFELGADIHAKVTIFADGVRGHLTKQLMQTLELGLESEPAQFALGIKELWDIPKDRLAPGTVIHTLGYPLRDEEFGGSWLYAMPEGRLSIGFVVGLDYKDPLFDPHAAFQHFKRHPFISGILDGGQVVRYGAKALPEGGWNTQPRLHVDGGLIVGDAANFVNSIRLKGIHLAMRSGMLAAEAAFDAVRADDTSSASLHRYKQLVDASPIKTELYPVRNVHQAFGAGTMAGGAYAGIAMFTNGKGLPDLSGHPGHQAMQTIEHYYGMAKRDILVPSNTAPIDRRITFDKVTGAHYSGTHHDEDQPVHLLVQTDVCHSICGPEYGHPCVRFCPASVYEMVDNGAGGLKLQINASNCVHCKTCDIMDPYAAITWVAPEGGEGPSYDGM
- a CDS encoding DUF177 domain-containing protein, with the protein product MRLELAHIRLPETEFSRVFAPADLPGGDEDYKVIAPVSLQMVVHMDHDRFRLVGTVKTALEQVCSRCLEPFVLPVDREFDLRFLPSAVVDADKDEDEEAEVEEDDVSITFYRDDEIDLNELLREQFYLALPMKPLCKSACLGICPQCGTNRNLAPCDCNPQMADPRMAGLKTLITKRKPDDA
- a CDS encoding lysophospholipid acyltransferase family protein translates to MAETTDWRQSPRKRAEVAAIAALGYPVVRALCSTWTWKVTGAEHVDAITRAGHQPILALWHGRILAATPYFQRRGIVAMASENFDGEWIARLLGKFGYGAARGSTSRGGPAALRQLVRDVKAHGVAFTLDGPRGPAEVAQPGAVWLARATGQPLLPFHSEAASSWTLNSWDRTQIPKPFTTVAMAIRQPIYVPRDADAAALEACRRELEASLAAARLECRRQLS
- a CDS encoding deoxyguanosinetriphosphate triphosphohydrolase — protein: MTSAGRAVIREQLEAREREILAPEASKSGASKGRVRPEAEDPIRPAFQRDRDRIIHTKAFRRLKHKTQVFFSPKGDHYRTRLTHTLEVSQIARTIAKVLHLNEELTEAIALGHDLGHTPFGHAGERVLSTLVPGGFNHYEQSLRIVDVLENDRRGLNLTWEVRDGIARHSKGKHGMPVGAAPEHRASTIEGQVARVADIVAYVNHDIDDAVRAGILSESSLPGHAVDLLGHSPSERIGRLVSDVVHQTLDGGLTEIRMSEPVLTALVDLRSYLFEAVYENQVATAEFAKAAGILGGLWEKVQQRPEEFLDVRTIAAEGVDVAAQDFVAGMTDRFAVDLFQNLFIPKPWVGPRVVY
- the fabF gene encoding beta-ketoacyl-ACP synthase II, translated to MSGTPFGGAVASSGGQVSRRVVVTGVGLVSPVGMGTQANWDALCAGTSGIGPITRFDATAFSTRFAGEVKNFDPLQFIEKKELKKMDIFIQFAVAASQYAMDDARLTITPEFADRVGVFIGSGIGGFTTIEREHISYLEGGPRKISPFFIPSSIINLAAGQVSIRYGAKGPNLATCTACTASAHAIGDSYEIIKRGAADAMIAGGAEAAVCPMGVGGFGALRALSTRNDDPSRASRPFEKDRDGFVLGEGAGVVVLEELEFAKRRGATIYAEMVGYGMSGDAYHMTAPSEDGDGAYRVMKTAIASAGIRPDQVNYVNAHGTSTPHNDRIETTAIKRAFGDHAYKLAISSTKSMTGHLLGAAGGLEAGIVALSVRHQKVAPTINLENSDEGCDLDYVPHTAREMKIDYALSNSFGFGGTNGALLFKRYEA
- the fabG gene encoding 3-oxoacyl-ACP reductase FabG, with protein sequence MTQFDGKIAIVTGASRGIGRAIAQRLAAGGATVVCVARGSNADETAAAITASGGKAVAHGADVTDAAAVESLIKGTVERHGRLDILVSNAGITRDQLMLRMKRADWDEVIATNLTAAFTLCQAALRPMIKQRAGRIIAISSVVGQMGNAGQANYAASKAGLIGFCKALAREVASRQVTVNVVAPGLVETDMTRAITADAKTEWAAQIPLARLGTPDDIAAAVAFLASDDAAYITGQVLAVNGGMYM
- the acpP gene encoding acyl carrier protein; this translates as MVAVADKVKSIIVEQLGVDEEEVTPDASFVDDLGADSLDTVELVMAFEEEFGIEIPDEEAEKITRVKEAVDYIESHAKKK
- the rpmF gene encoding 50S ribosomal protein L32, which encodes MPNPKRRHSKTRGRKRRTHDALKATTPGLCPQCSEPKAAHRVCAYCGFYRARQVRPVNED
- a CDS encoding electron transfer flavoprotein subunit beta/FixA family protein; its protein translation is MKIAVCIKQVPTREWQPRLNDDKTWVREQDVSYEMNEPDAYALEESLRLREKHGGEVVVCSAGPARVQQVIREALARGADRALHVEDDSLGAADAFTAAAALAPAMAGQAFDLILTGLQSDDQGHAQFGPVLAEKLGIPHSTIIMEVQVTEATLKVKRELEGGWFQYATMPLPALLTIQSGINQLRYATLKGIMAAKKKEIIKVAAPAGLTPRLKVVALSAPQKSKQTVMIGGSPAEAAKELVKRLREEARVL
- a CDS encoding electron transfer flavoprotein subunit alpha/FixB family protein, translating into MILVIAEQTNGKLNRASWEAIAAAQQLAGGSMPVKVAVAGQGVAAVAAELAQAAVAEVITVEHAALAIYTPDAFVQALQQVITQVSPAYVFFPHSYQTRDFAPMLAGRMDRALVTDVIAIRQAGGATAFARPMFQGKLVAEVVPQGPAPHFASIQIGAYRADAAARGSAAAPIAAAGITIDESKIRQKPEAPFQEAKQAVDLSQAERIVSVGRGIKSQENIAVAEQLAKAFGAELAASRPICDNGWLPMERQIGSSGQTVAPKLYVALGISGAIQHLVGMKGSRVIVAINKDADAPIFEVADYGIQGDLFELAPAIIAELQKS
- the plsX gene encoding phosphate acyltransferase PlsX; translated protein: MRIAVDAMGGDHAPGRPVDGALAAARYLGLGIDLVGRAGEIRAELQRHPDVATLDVRVIDAPDVVDMAESPAQALRRKPKASIRVAADLVASGEAAALFSAGHTGACVVAAHAAFGMLPGVDRPALAPTVPTRRGSAVLLDVGATVACRPSHLLQFARMGAVYSKVGLGVERPRIGLLSIGEEETKGNELTREAHQLIKASSLAFIGNVEARGIFSGDADVVVCDGFTGNVALKLSEGLVEMVEDLLSEELQSTFSSQMGYLLSRRAFRRFRKRVDYSEFGGAPLLGVAGLCIVGHGRSSVKAVRNAVAMASRMAGHQMVERLRLEMATFAVTQS
- the fabD gene encoding ACP S-malonyltransferase, encoding MIACLFPGQGSQAVGMGQALADQFPICARTFAEADAALGESLSDLIFNGPADRLTLTENTQPAILTMSVAVWRLLHERGLSPAFVAGHSLGEYSAHVAAGTLAFADAVRLVRHRGRYMQEAVPVGQGAMAAILGLDEAGVAQACAEAAQGDVVSPANLNSPGQIVIAGSAAAVARASERAKALGAKRAIPLPVSAPFHCALMKPAEERLAPELRAAASHDPRVPVVANVDAEPKRTAAASIEALIRQVSSPVRWENVMQRLASEGVTRYVEVGPGKVLSGLARKIAPGATILNVEGPADLAAIEGLL
- a CDS encoding histone deacetylase, translating into MPLVLVSSPRFVDHVTPAEHPERPERAETLEAVAARFREQGGTVLEPRSATDDDLARVHTREHIAAIVATRGRATMIDEDTFTSPDSDDIARLAAGAVLTAVDHVLDGARGSRALAMVRPPGHHAEADRAMGFCLYNNIAAGAAYARSRGLSRVAIVDFDVHHGNGTQAMFYEDPSILFVSSHQYPFWPGSGAAGETGRGAGEGFTLNVPLTIGDKDGVVERKYAEVVLPRLREFKPELLMVSAGFDAHEQDPLGQLRMTTAGFGRLTKALLDVADDVCEGKVVFVTEGGYDLRALSDSLDAVIAVCR